The region ACATGAGAAACAAGTCGAAGTGGTTGAACCTGAGACCGAaccaatttttgaaataaaagaagtaGAAGTCGGTGAACTAGAAAGGATGGCGAACGAACCATTCGTCAACTAGCCGTTGCTCCCAACGAGCAAACACCGTTATGCATCAACTATCCAACCGGAGAAATTCCGTTCGAGTTGAAGTCAGGCTTAATTCACCTTTTGCCCACTTTTCGAGGCTTGAAGAACGAAAATCCACACACTCACTTGAAATAATTCCACATGGTCTGCTCAAGCATGAAACCACAGTGAGTAACCAAAGATGAAATTAAACTTCgggcctttcctttttctttagttgatacagcaagagaatggttattttacttacctCCCGATTCTATTACAACGTGGGATGACTTATCTCGTGTTTTTCTTGACAGATTTTTCCCAGCATCGCGAGCAGCTGAACTTAGGAGAGACATAGTGGGAATTCGCCAAATGGAGAGTGAATCGCTCTATGACTATTGGGAGCGATACAAAAAACTGTGTGGAAGTTGTCCTGAACACAGTTTGACCGAGCAATCACTTCTTCAGTATTTCTACGAGGGTTTGCTCcctatggaaatgaaaatgattgacCCAGCTAGTGGAAGGGCGCTTGTCAATATGACTCCACAAATGGCAAGAGAACTGATATCCACCATGGCGGTAAATTCTCAACAGTATCGGCCGAATTTAGAACCCACAAGACAGGTTAATGGGGTAAACATTTCATCCTTAGAAGATAAATTGGATAAGCTTACGAATATTGTTCAATCTATGCTTACAGAAAAGAAGAATCGGACCCAACTGTGTGGAATTTGTACTACATCTGAACATCCAACGGATTTGTGCCCACTCCTTAACGAAAATTCAACGGCACATGTTGACGCTGTCGGAGGCTTTTCGGGACCTCCGCAAAGACGCTATGATCCTTTCTCCAACACCTACAATCCCGGGTGGAAAGATCATCCCAACTTGAATTACGGAGCTAATCCCCAATATAATCCGTCATACCAATCGAGACCTTTGCAACCACCACAACCGCCACCCAAGCCGAGCACATCTCTAGAAGCTATTATAGAAAAACTTACCGTCGATGCTGCAAAATATCAATAGAGGACAGACGCATTAATACAAGAGTTAActaatcaagttagtaaactcTCGATGGCAGTTAATCGTTTGGAATCTCTAGGTAAATTACCTTCCCAGACAGAGCTGAATCCTAGGCAGAATGTAAGTGCAATAACTCTTCGTAGCGGGAAAGTTTTAGAAACAGTTCCAGACAAAAGTCATGGGCAAGACAATGAACGGGAAAAGCAGATTTCTAATCCAACAGCCAGACCAGAATCTGAAATTTGGAAACCATTCGTGATGCCACCTCCTTTTCTAGGGAGGCTTGCAAaggataagaaaaaaaaaaggaggaaaaagaaatcctCGAAACATTCAAGAAGGTGGAGGTAAATATCTCTTTGCTCGACGCTATCAAACAAATCCCTCGATATGCAAAATTCTTCAAAGAATTGTGTACTAGCAAGAGGAGGTTAATAGGTAACGAAAGAGTAAATGTAGGAGAAAATGTCTCCGCAGTACTGCAAAAGAAGGTTCCGCCCAAATACAATGACCAACGTATGTTTGCTATTTTCTGTGAGATAGGTAATGTAGGCATTAAGAAAtccatgtgtgatttaggggcttccattaatgttatgccttatcctATTTATAAGTTGATTAACGCGGGTCCTTTAAAAGAGACAGGAGTAATAATCCAGTTGGCTGACAGGTCAGTCGTATATCCCGAAGGGTTACTTGAAGACGTCCTTGTTAAAGTTAACGAATTAGTTTTCCCTGCAGATTTCTACATTATTAATATGGAAGACGATAACTCAACTAATTCatctgaaattttgcttggaagGCCGTTTCTAAGTACTGCAAGTGCAAAAATTGACGTTCGAAGCGGAACACTGACAATGGAGTTTGACGGCAAAAtcgtgaaattcaatgtctaTGAAGCTATGGGTCATCCTAACTCACTATCAAATATTTCTAGCATTGATATTATA is a window of Gossypium hirsutum isolate 1008001.06 chromosome D08, Gossypium_hirsutum_v2.1, whole genome shotgun sequence DNA encoding:
- the LOC121220362 gene encoding uncharacterized protein — encoded protein: MAVNRLESLGKLPSQTELNPRQNVSAITLRSGKVLETVPDKSHGQDNEREKQISNPTARPESEIWKPFVMPPPFLGRLAKDKKKKRRKKKSSKHSRRWSKRRLIGNERVNVGENVSAVLQKKVPPKYNDQRMFAIFCEIGNVGIKKSMCDLGASINVMPYPIYKLINAGPLKETGVIIQLADRSVVYPEGLLEDVLVKVNELVFPADFYIINMEDDNSTNSSEILLGRPFLSTASAKIDVRSGTLTMEFDGKIVKFNVYEAMGHPNSLSNISSIDIIDCLTQSYPEYHDFNELETILYKSIDMDVLSRLEELSIIGDPPPTLELKALPDHLKYIFLGKKDTLPVIVSKMKPKRDAQRRLNPPMMEVVKKEIQKLLDAGMIYPISDSDWVSPVHVVPKKTGVTVVKTSSGELDPTRVQNGWRVCIDYRKLNAATRKDHFPLPFIG